The genomic window TAACTTCATAGCTTTGTTGCCACGATCGGAAAATGCAAGATTTATAGATCGGCCAGCGCTTATGTCTATTTTTCGTAAATCAGGACGCATTTCGTAAACCGAAACAAGGAAACCGCGTTGCCCTAAGCGTAAAGCTAATAAACTTCCGCAAAGTCCGGCGCCTATAATTATAACGTTTTGTTGTTTACTCATTTAAAATGGTTTTTAATTTTTCAACTAATCTATAAATATCTTCAAAAGAATTGTACAAAGGAACGGGTGCGCAACGAATTACATCGGGTTCTCTCCAGTCGCTAATAACTCCAGCTTCAGTTAGTTTGTTATGCAATGATTTATTGGCATTTTTAACCTGAATGGAAAGCTGACAACCACGTTCGTCTGGGCTTGATGGTGTAATAATTCTAATAGTATCTTCACCTAAATCTTTAAGCAAAAACTCGAAATAACCTGTTAGCTTTTTAGATTTTTCAACGAGTTTACCGATACCTACTTCTTGAAACATATCTAAAGATGCTTTTATGGCGGCCATAGATAAAATAGGAGGATTACTCAATTGCCAACCTTCTGCACCAGGAAGCTGATCGAATTCACTACGCATGTTAAAGCGCGTTTTTTTATTATGACTCCACCAACCTGTAAATCTATTAAGTTCTTTATTGTGAGCATGACGCTCATGAACAAAACAGCCACCCAAACTTCCAGGACCAGCATTTAAATATTTATAAGTACACCAAACAGCAAAATCGGCACCAGAATCGTGTAGGTTTAGTTCAACATTTCCTGCGCCATGAGCACAATCGAATCCTACATTGCAACCATATTTATGTCCAAGAGTAGCGATACGTTTTAAATCGAAAAATTGACCAGTATAATAGTTTATGCCCCCAATCATGATTAAGGCAATTTCATCGCCTTGGGTTTTTAGAATGTCTTCTAAATCGTCATAGTTTAAAAGTTCTTCGCTTTTTCTAGGTTTCCAAAGTACAACACCATCTTTATCGTTATATCCATGATGGCGTAATTGCGATTCTACAGCGTATTTATCTGAAGGAAAAGCGTCGCTTTCAATTAAAATTTTATGTCGTTTTTTTGTTGGTCTATAGAATGAAACCATCATAAAATGTAGATTGGCTGTAAGTGTATTCATCACTATTACCTCTGTAGGTTTTGCACCAACCACATTTGCCATGCTTTCGGTTAAAAACTCATGATATGGCAACCAAGGATTTTTAGCCTCAAAATGGCCTTCAACACCTAGGTTCGCCCAATCTTCTAATTCTTGATTAATATACTCTTTGGTAGATTTTGGTTGTAGACCAAGTGAATTACCCGTCATGTAAATAAGTGCTTCCCCGTTTTTGTTTTTAGGCAAGTGGAATTTAGTGCGGTAAGATTTTAATATGTCGGTTTGGTCTTGCTCTTTTGCAAATTCTAGACCTAATTTAAATTCAGGCAAAGTTTAAGGTTTTTCTGTTTCTAGCAAAAATAAAACAATTATATCAAATAAAAATTTAGCCGAATTCTTATTTCTCATGTAGGAATTGTTTAACTTTATTGAATTAACGTATAAAACATAGAAGTTTATGCTAGGTGAAATTTGGGAGTCATATCTTCAAAGATACATCCATTATAGTGGATTTTCTGATAGAAAGGAGAAGGAAGGCTTGCCATATTTTAGAGATAAACTTTTTATTTCTATTTTATTATTAACTTTTGTATTGGGGTCACTTTCCTATGTGCCTAGTACTTATGTTGCAGTCTCTAGAAACGAAAACATAATTGTAGTGTTAAACACAAGCACTATGCTGGTTTTAATATTTACGGTGTTTTATCGTGGGCTTAGTTTTTACACCAAAAAAATATTATTTTCAATTAATTTTCTTGTCCTGTCCATTGTAATGTTTGCGGTACTTGGGTTTGAGGGTAATGGCAGTGTACTAATTTTTGCTTTATCTATTTTAATAACACTTTTTAATGGCAAAAAGCATGGGCTATTTACGATTTTAATTATTGCCATTTTTTATGCTATTTTGTTATTTGGTTTGTATTTCGAGCTTTTTAACCTGCCTCTATTCGAGCAATCTGGATTTCAGGTCTTAGGTATTATAATAGTTAATAACTTACTTTTTAATCTACTATTAGTTTTTTCAGTTTCATTTTTAATAAACCAACTGCACACCGCTTTATTGAAAGGAAATGAATTGCAAGCTGAACTCTATGAAAAACATAATAATGTGTTGGAAGCCAAAAATAGAGTAGAGAAATCCGATAAATTAAAGTCGGCTTTTTTGGCTAATATGAGTCATGAAATTAGAACGCCTATGTATGGTATTTTAGGTTGCGCTCAGTTTTTAAAAGAATACAATGAAGATGATGAAAACTATCAAGAATATATAGAGGTTATTGAAACTAGCGGAGAGCAATTACTAGATATTATGACCGACATTATTAATATTTCTATTATAGAATCGGGTTTAATGTTTACAAATATTAGAATGTTTAATATTGCCGATAATATAAATACGGTTTACAATGCTTTTTTGCCCGAAGCACATGAAAAAGGTTTGGAGTTTATTCTGAACAATACTATAGCGGTTCAAGATACTTATATAAGTTCGGATAGTGATAAGGTAACATCGGTGTTGAAATATCTAATAAAAAACGCTATAAAATATACCGATGAAGGCACTATTGAATTAACATGTGAGCGACAAGATGAGAGCTATATAGTCTTTAATTTAAAAGATACAGGAATTGGGATTCACGAGGATAATTTTGAAAATATATTCGAAACCTTTTATCAAGTTGATGTTGAAAACGAAAACGCTTTGCACGGTTCTGGTATTGGTTTAGCCATCGCTAAAGCTTACATTGAAATGCTTGGTGGTAGTATATCCCTGAAAAGCGAAGTAGATATAGGTACCTCGTTTTTGTTTACAATGAAGGTGAATTTAGCTTAAAAGCCTTCGGTTTTACCTTATAGAAATATTGGTGAAATTCAAATTCCAATTACCATCTGGTTTTTTGTGATCTACAGCAAATTTCAACCCATTAATGTCTTTATAATTTTCAAAAGTAGTCATCATCGATGGTTCTTTTTGATTCGCTTTTCTGTAAATCCATTCTTTAATTAAAAAATTATCATCATAAAAAATATCGTAAGCATCGCCAGGTGTATAACCACCATCGCTAGAATAAGTTAGCGTTATTTTGTTTAAAGCCGTTTTGCTTATTGGAGCTTCTGTTTTAACCGGTTCTGAAATAGTTGTGCCAGAATCCCAAACTAATTGAAACGGTATAAGCAACCAAAATTTATCGTTTATAAAGCCAGGGTCTACTTTTAAGCTAATAGAATCTAATGCAGAGCGGTTGTAGTTAATGGTATCCATATTCGTTATAGATTTGATATCGTTGGTTTTAAGTTTCCAAATCCAGCGTCTTTCAAAGTGTGTGCTATCTTTGTCTACATTAAAAGTAAAAGCAATTTCATTTATATTTTCCCAGTTTTCAAAACCGTGCGCATTGGCTATTTTTTTGGCAATGGTTAATGGTTTCGCTTCAGGAATTGATTTTGTATTGTCTTTACAAGCTGTAATTAATAGCGTTATTAGAGTTATGTAGATGAAGTTTTTCATAATTTAGTTTTTTGTAAAGATACTTTGAAGATGACAAATAATAGTAAATATTTTAAAACAAACAAAGCCACTTGGAATCAAAAAGTAAAAGTACATGCCGAAAGTGATATGTACAATATGGAAGCTTTCAAGGAAGGGAAATCTTCTTTAATGCCGTATGAGTTGGAAGCTTTGGGAGATGTAAAAGGAAAGTTGTTACTGCATTTGCAATGCCATTTTGGTCAAGATACATTAAGTTGGAGTAGGCTAGGTGCTAAATGTACTGGTGTGGATTTAAGTGATGAAGGTATAAAGCTTGCTAAATCTTTAAATAAAGAATTAAAGTTAGATGCTGAGTTTCTATGTTGCAATGTCTTGGAAACATCTCAGTATATAAAAGAAGAATTTGATATTGTGTTTACAAGTTATGGGGTTATAGGTTGGTTACCTGATTTAAAACCTTGGGGAAAAATGATAGCCGAACGCCTAAAACAAGGTGGTACATTTTTTATGGCAGAATTTCACCCGATAGTTTGGATGTTCGATTATTTAAATGAAAAACCAATAATAACATATGGCTATATGCAAGATGAGGTAATTTATGAAGAGTACGAAGGGACTTACGCTAACCAAGAATCTACAATAACAAGTAAGGAATATGGGTGGAACCATGGTTTAGGCGAAGTGATTTCTGCACTTACCGAAGCTGGATTGCGCATCGATTATTTAACTGAGCACAATGAGAGTCCTTATAATGTGTTACCAAATTTGACTAAAACTGATAATGGTATGTTTGTTACAAATGACAAATTATATCCTTTAATTTTTACTTTAAAAGCCACCAAGATTTAAAAAAAAAGTAGCTTTTTATTTTATATCATACTTGTCTAAAAATCTCAAGATTAACTCGGCTATTTCTCCTGTTTTTTCTTCAGCAGCAAAATGGCCTGCATCCAAAAGATGAAGTTCCGCGTTTGGCAAATCCTTTAAATACGCTTTAGCGCCATTCGCATTAAATTTTAAATCCTTTTTACCCCATACAATTAATGTTTTAGGTTGATTTTCCTTTAACATGTTTTGCCATTTTGGATAGCTCAATAAATTGGTGTTGTAATCCTGAAATAGTTGCACTTGTATGTCTCTGTCTTTTTTAGAATTTAGAAAAGCTAAATCGTGTATCCATGCATCCGGACTTTGGATGTTCATATTTCTTTCATCTAAATCGAATAAATACTGCTTGTTAATCACGGCGTCTTTTCCTGTTAGATTGTATAGGAAATCGTATTTTGTTTGTGAGGTGTCGGTTTGGGCGGTTCTAAAAAAGGCTTGCCTTTTTTCGGTTAAACCATCAAGATAAGCATTTGCGTTTTGCACAATTAAAGCATCAATGCGGTTAGGGTTTTCCATCATCATTCTATAACCTACAGGAGCTCCAAAATCTTGCATATACATCACATAGTTTTCAATGTGGAGTGTTTCTAAAAGTTTCTGAGTATAATTGGCTAATAAATCAAAGGTATATTTAGTTGTTTTCGGGTCTAGGTGAGAGCTATAACCCGAGCCTAAATTATCTGGCGCAATAACATAGTAGTGCGTTGATAGCATAGGAATTAAATTTCTATAGGAATGTGAAGACGATGGATAACCATGAAGTAAAACTATAACCGGATTCTTTTTATCACCAGCAGCTCTGTAAAACAATTTTACACTATCAATCTCGGCATAGTTGTATGTGGTTGCGGGAGGTAAAAAGAAATTGTTTTTGTTATCTTCTTTAATACTGTTACATCCAAATAATGCTAGGCTTAAAATTGAAATAATTATTAAGTGTTTCATTGTTTTTGTTTTCAGGTTAAAAATTGCTGATTGAGAGATTAGACGTATTTATTTTGTATGCTTGCGCATAAAGCTCCTCATTTTTTTAATAATAGCATCGCCATCTTCTTCCAAAGCAAAATGCCCTGTATCATAAATGTTATAATCGATATTTGTAACGTCTTTTTTAAAGGCTATAGCACCACTTTCAGGAAAAAAAGCATCGTTTTTACCCCAAACAATTAATAAAGGCGGTTGGTTATCTCTTAAATACTGTTGCCATTTTGGATACAATTTTACATTGTTTTGGTAATCGTAAAATAAATCTAAATTTACAGCATGAGCGCCTGGTCTAGAAAGTCTTAAGTAATCTAAATTCCAGTTATCTGGGTTTACGGTCTCTATATTTCTAACGCCATGTGTGTATTGCCATTTTAAACCTTCTAAAGAAAACGCTGGTAATAACGCTGTTTCGGTAGTTTCGTTTCTGTCTTTCCAAAGCGCTCTTATGCCTTTCCAAGCATCACCTAAACCTGCTTCGTAAGCGTTTCCGTTTTGATTAATTATGGCTGTAATTCTTTCAGGGTTTGCTGTAGCAAGTCTAAAACCAACTGGAGCGCCATAATCTTGAATCATTATGGCATAGGTATTAACGTTCTTTTTTTCAAGAAATGCATTTATGGTTATAGCTAGGTTATCAAAAGTGTATTCAAATGTATTTGAATCTGGAAAATCACTATTGCCAAAACCAGGATAATCTGGAGCGATGAGGTGATATTCGTTTGATAACTGATTTAATACTTTTCTGTATTGATGTGATGATGCAGGAAAACCGTGGAGTAAAACGATACTTGGGTTTTCTGGATTACCAGCTTCTCGGTAAGCTATATTTATTCCATTGACTTCGATGGATTTGTAAGCTACATTTTCATGCTGAATAGAGGTTTCTATTTTTGTTTCTACTGTTTTGGTTTGTGCTGAGGTGTTGTCTTTACAAGACGCAAAAAGGAGTAGGATGGATAGTGCGTAAATTATATTTTTCATAATGTTTTATGTAAATGTTTATTCCATTTTAATGTTATTAATCAAATGGATTCAAATTAAAATGAAATAAAAAGCCATAGCACTTTGTGTTTTGTTAGCTATGGCTTTTATAATTTTGTGTTTTAGTTTCTACCAGCCATAACGCCACCATCGGTGTCCCAAATAGCACCTGTAACCCATGATGCTTTGTCTGAAAGTAAGAATACAATACTGTTTGCTACATCTTGAGATTCTCCAAAACGTCCAATAGGGTGAAAGCCGTTAAAACCAACCAATGCTTCTGCTGCAGCTTGTTCTCCTCCAAAAACACCGTGATAAACAGGTGTGTTTACTAAAGCTGGAGATACGGCGTTAACGCGAATGTTATCTTCTGCTAATTCCATGGCTAAATGTTGCGTTAAAGAGTGTAAACCTGCTTTTTGCATAGAATATGCTGTAGATGGTGTTGCTTTTACTGCTTGTTTTGCCCACATTGAACCTACGTTAACAATAGACCCACCTTGAGTTGCTTTCATTTTTTTAGCAGCACTTTGTGTAATGAAAAAGAACCCTCTATTTAAATCTAAATAAGAGTTGTAATCTTCCATAGTATGGTCTAAAAATGGTTTTGGGCCAAAAATACCAGAAGCATTTACTAGAAAATCTAAATTTTCTAATTCTGAAATTTTAGATACTAATTCATCCACTTCTTCTGTTTTAGAAATATTTACGGCATGTTTAATTAAGTTAGGAGCATCTGCTACTTTGTCAATATTTCTACCTACAATATGTACGGTTGCTCCACCTTCTAATAAACTGTTTGCTGTTGCGTTACCAATACCGCTTGTTCCACCAATTACTAAGGCTACTTTGTTTTCGAATTCTTTCATGTTATTTATTTTTTATAATTTATAATTTATAATTGAACAGACAAGTCTGTCTTTGTTTGTGTAAATTTTTTTAAGATATGATTTGCGAACACAATTGTTTTGTTTCTTTTATTGGCCAATCTTCTTGGTGTAAATGGCTTTCGCCAACAGCACCTTCGTAGAGTAAGTATATTTGTCTGGCAAGAGATTTAACTTGCGCTTCTTTTACATTTTCTAAATTGTTTGTAATAAGTTTTGATATTAAATCAATAAAACTATGTTTTTGCGATTGAATTTCTGTTCTTATAATTTCGTTGTCTTTCGGGATTTCAGAAACTGTTTTAATACACCAACACCCGTTAAAATCTTTATCTCTGAAAAAGAGTTCGAGAAAATCGAAAATAGCTAAAACTTGAGCTTTACCTTTTGGTTTCGATGTTGTAAAATCTTCTACATCTTGAATGAAACTGGTGTTTTTAAACTTAAGATAAGCCAAGCAAATCTCTTCTTTAGATTTAAAATGATTGTAAAGCGTTGCTTTGGCAATACCTGCTTCTGAAATAATTTCATTGATTCCCGTGGAATTATAGCCGTTCTTATAAAATAAGAACGAAGCCGTTTCAATGATTCTATTTTTTACTTCAGAATGTTTCATAGTGCAAATATAAATAAAAAAATCAAAAAACAGACAAGTCTGTCTGTTTTTTGATTTTAAAATATTATTTAGTCGATAAGTTAATAATGTTCTCTGTTTTAATTTTAGATAATTCCTTTAGTTTTTCAGCTTCAAAAAGTTCTGGAAGCTGGTCTAATGGCGTACCTACTTCGGCTTCGTAGTTTGTGTAGTCTTGAAAAGTAATACCGTCTACAACCTGTTTGTTGTAAGCTGATCTAAAACGAACTCCTCTTTTATTTACAGAATAATTATAAGCTAAGTAATCTATTTTTTTTGTTTCGGTATTTATCCAGTAGCGGTATTGATCGTCAAAATCTTCTCCACCACCTTCTTGATTAAATGTTATACCTAAAACAGCATAGTTTTTTCCTTTAATAGTTATGTCACCAATATAAGTTTTATTTACAGAGGCATCATTTAGCTTATGTGGTAACGTAGCAAAGTAAATAACAGAATTTATTGCACCAGTTGCTCCTTTAATTTGTTTATCGGTTAGGTTTATAGTATCTCCATTAACGGTTCTATAAAGTTTACCGTTTTTAAGAACATCGGTAGTTATGTTGTTATCCTTTTTAAAAATTTTGGTGTATGTGTAATTTTGGTCATCATTTTTAAAATGATAGGTATTGTCTCTAAAAGTAAAGCTATAATTGGCAGAATTGTATAGATCGCCACCATGAGCTTCTATAGCTTGGTTTAAAATAATTTCTGCTTTTGAAGCTGGTTTTACTTGAGGTGCTGTCTCTTCTTGAAGAGAAGACGTTACAATTTCTTTTTTTTTATCGTTACAAGCAAGAAACGTAATGCTGCATGCTAATACTAAAATATACTTATGTATTCTCATTTTATAGTTTTGGGTTTTTACTGAAAATAATTTAATGTGATGATTTCAATAATTCCTTCGGAAATTTAGCTTTAAATCTATTTAATCTTGGTACTGATACATTTTTAATGTAAGGATGATCAGGATGTAAGCGTTCGTAATTTTGATGATAATCTTCGGCTAACCAAAATTTTTGGAATGGATAAACTTCGGCTGCAATTTTTACATTCAGCTTTTCGGCAAGAGCTGCTTTCTTATTTAAAATAACTTGTTTCTGTTTATCGTTTTGGTAGAAAATAATAGATCGGTATTGAGAACCGCGATCGTTTCCTTGGCCATTAACCTGAGTTACATTCTGTGATGCAAAATAAACATCAACTAAAGTTTCAAAACTAACAACTTCTGGGTCGTAAATAATTTCTACGGCTTCAGCATGACCTGTTTTGCCGGTATTACTTGCTGCGTATGTGGGTTTTGTAGTGTAACCTCCAGAATAGCCAGAAATAGACTCGTCTACACCTTTTACGCTTTCGTAAATGGCTTCTACACACCAAAAACATCCACTTGCAAAGTAGGCGCGTGCTTTTCCGTTTTTAATAGGCATCTCTATAGGGTCTGCGGTTTGAACGTCTAGTTGCTGTTGTTTGTTTTGTGCTGTATTTTGGCAACTAAAAAATAATGTAATTGCTAATATTGGAATAATATGTTTCATAAAATATATTTTGTTCTTGGGCTTTAGACGTATAAAGTTATGAAAACTTAAAGGGAGTTGTATAAAATTAGTCTACCAGATTAATTTTAAATATAGATTTAGATAGCGTGTTATACTGTTTTTGGCAAAGTGGCCCGCGATAGGGATTGCAACGGTAGCTTTTGGTGAGGCGCGCATCGAGCCAAAACTTTAGTGGAAAGCCCGACCCAAAGGGATCGCCAAAAATATAGGCATAAAAAAAAGCCTCTAGATTAACTAAAGGCTTTTTTTATGTATTGGAAATGAATTAAAGTTTAGAAAACATTTTTTCCATTTTCGCTTTTTGTTCTTCGGCAAGTGCAGCATCTACTAAGATACGTCCACTGTGCTCATCAGTAATCACCTTTTTACGGGCAGCAATTTCTACTTGTACTTGTGGTGGAATTGTAAAAAACGATCCTCCAGATGCACCTCTTTCAATTGGCACAACAGCTAAACCATTTTTCACATTTTGGCGAATACGGTTATAAGCAGCAACCAAACGAGATTCGATTTGCGTTTTGTAATCTTCAGATTTTTGGAACAAAGCTTGCTCTTCTTTTTCTGTTTCGCTTAAAATGGCATCTAGCTCATTTTTTTTGTGCTTCAAGTGATTTTGACGCTCTTTTAAACGATCTTTAGTTTCAGAAATGACTTGTTTTTTTTGCTCGATTTGCACTTTAAATTCTTTAATGTGCTTTTCTGCCAATTCAATTTCTAATTCTTGAAATTCAACTTCTTTTGTTAAAGAGTTAAATTCACGGTTATTTCTAACGTTTTTTTGTTGTTCGCTGTACTTTTTAATCAAAGATTTTGCTTCTTCCATTAAATTTTTCTTTCCAGTGATGTCGTTGTCTATAGCTTCTAAGCTTGAAACAAGCTTTTCTAATCTTATATTTAATCCGGCAACTTCATCTTCTAAATCACGAACTTCTAAAGGAAGTTCTCCACGAACATTTCTTATTTCGTCTATACGAGAATCTATGAGTTGTAAATCGTATAAAGCTCTTAAGCGGTCTTCAACAGTTACTTCTTTCTTTTTAGCCATACTTTAAAAATACTTAACAGGATTGGTATTTGTCTTTGATAAAATGATGGCAAAATTAGTGATTTTTTTTGTAAGATACGCTACTAAAAGGTTTTTTGTGAATTGCTCACTTTCATAATGACCTATATCGGACAAAAGAATACTGTTTTCGGCCATAAAAAAGTCGTGATATTTTAAATCTGCGGTTACAAAGGCATCAGCACCAGCAGCTTTAGCGTTGTTAATAGCAAAGCTTCCAGAACCACCTAAAACGGCTACTTTTTTAATTTTTTTGTTTAAAAATGCGGAATGACGAATAAATCCGGTATTCATTTTTGTTTTAAGATGATTTAAAAAAATAGTTTCGTCCACGGCTTCAGTGAATTCGCCAATCATGCCCATGCCAATATTCTGATTTTTGTTTTCTAAAGTGGTTATTTCGTAGGCTACTTCTTCGTATGTGTGAGTTTTAAAAAGAGTCTCAATTATTTTAGATTCCAAATGTTTGGCAAAAGTTACTGTGATTTTTGTTTCTTCCTCAATATGAGTTTTTCCTTTTACTCCAATAGTAGGATTTGAGTTTTCGTTACCATTAAAGGTACCGAAGCCTTCTACATTAAAACTACAGTTGTTGTAATTGCCAATACTGCCAGCTCCTGCTTTAAATAAGGCACTGCGTAGTTCTTCAGCTTCGTTTTTGGGAGCGTAAGTGCTTAATTTTTTTATAGTTTCGCTTTGCGGTATTAAAATGCGTTGGTTTTTAAGTTGTAACTGCTCGCATATCATATAGTTTACACCTTGTTGGGCATTATCTAAAGCGGTATGCATGCTGTAAATAGCAATGTCGTTTTTAATGGCTTTTAAAACCACACGTTCCACATAGTTTTTCCCTGTTATTTTTTTTAATCCTTTAAAAATAATGGGGTGGAAGCTTATAATGAGGTTGCATTTTTCTGCGATAGCTTCGTCTACCACAGTTTCTAAGGTGTCTAAAGTTACTAAAACACCTGTTAATTTTGAGTTTTTATCGCCAACCAAAAGGCCTACGTTGTCAAAATCTTCGGCATAAGCTAACGGAGCCAATTGCTCTAAGTGATTTATGACGTCTTGAATGATCATAATGAAATAAATTTTACATCAAAGATAAAATAATTACTTTCGTGGTAATGAAAATTTTGAGATACATATTGTTTCCTATAATGCCTTTTTATTATTTAGCGACTTGGTTGCGTAATAAATTATTCGATTTCGGTATTAAAAAATCTAAATCGTACGCTTTTCCTGTTATTTGTGTGGGTAATTTAAGTACAGGTGGCACTGGCAAAACACCAATGATTGAATATTTAATTGGGTTATTGAAAAAGGATTATAAAGTTGCTACACTAAGTCGTGGTTATAAACGTAAAACGGAAGGTTTCCAATTGGGTGATATAAACGCTTCCGCGGAAACAATAGGAGACGAGCCTTTTCAGTTTTATAATAAATTTAAAGATGATGTTTTAGTTGCTGTCGATGCCGATAGACAAAATGGTATCGATCAATTGAGAAGTTTAACAAATGCTCCTGAAGTTATTTTGTTGGATGATGCTTACCAACATAGGAAGGTGAAAGCTGGA from Algibacter sp. L1A34 includes these protein-coding regions:
- a CDS encoding Nif3-like dinuclear metal center hexameric protein, with the translated sequence MIIQDVINHLEQLAPLAYAEDFDNVGLLVGDKNSKLTGVLVTLDTLETVVDEAIAEKCNLIISFHPIIFKGLKKITGKNYVERVVLKAIKNDIAIYSMHTALDNAQQGVNYMICEQLQLKNQRILIPQSETIKKLSTYAPKNEAEELRSALFKAGAGSIGNYNNCSFNVEGFGTFNGNENSNPTIGVKGKTHIEEETKITVTFAKHLESKIIETLFKTHTYEEVAYEITTLENKNQNIGMGMIGEFTEAVDETIFLNHLKTKMNTGFIRHSAFLNKKIKKVAVLGGSGSFAINNAKAAGADAFVTADLKYHDFFMAENSILLSDIGHYESEQFTKNLLVAYLTKKITNFAIILSKTNTNPVKYF